In Exiguobacterium acetylicum, the genomic stretch AAAAAAAGGACGAAGCCCTATAGCGCTCCATCCTTCTTTATTTAATCGGTTTTCTTACGACGTTTGTTCGCTGCGTACAACAATCCGATGATCGTTAGTGCTGCACCGCCTGCTACCGCGTATTTCTTGTAGTCTGCTTTTCGTTCGGCGATGACCGTCGTCGTCAATGCTTGGACGACCAACTGTTTCTCTTCATGCAGTCGTGGTGCGTGCAACTTAACAGCACCCGACTCCACCAATACCTCGAATTCACCGTTTGGCAATTCAATCGTAATATCCTCTTCCGTCGCATTGTGATAGACACGCTGCCGTTCGATGTACCCTTCATAGGTGCGCTTCAGTTCAAAGGCAATGACACCTTCCCCTTCTTCAAGGAAGCGTAGATGTTTTTTGATCATCGCTGCGTTTGCGAGACGGAACATCGGATACTGACGACGGAGGGCAATCAATCCTTTGACGTACTCAACTGCCGGACGCTCTGTTTCCGCCCGTTCATAGTCAAGACGATTGACGACTTCACCCGCATTGAAGCTGTCACGAATTCCGTCCTTCGTCCGGAAGAACTCTTGTCCGGCATGGAGGAACGGAATCCCTTGCCCCGTCAAGATGATGGCATTTGCGAGCATTTGCCGTTTCCGGCGAATCGCTTCCGTATCCTCTGGACGAGACACCGTTAATTTATCCCAAATCGTCAAATCATCGTGTGCTTCGACGTACGAGACGACCTGATTTGGTTCATCGGCAAATCCTTGCGAAGAGACGTTGCCGGCGATTCCCCGTTTGACTTCACTCGTCCGGTCGAATGCGCCACTGATGAAACCGCGGTCTTCCGGCGTTTGAACATCGCCTTTGACCCCGTCCCGTAAGCCGTTATTAAAATGAGCGATTCCTGGCATCTTCGGTGCATTGAAGTAGTTCGCTTTTTCTTCCGGATCAAGTGGCGTATCGAGATCCCAGCCTTCACCAATGATTAGAATCGACGGATCGATCCGGTCAAGTGCATGGCGCACCTGATTCATCGTCTCGACATCATGCAGTCCCATCAAATCGAATCGGAAACCATCCAGATGGTACTCTTTCGCCCAGTACGTAACACAATCAAGAATGAACTTCCGCATCATCAAACGTTCGGATGCCGTATCATTCCCACAGAAACTACCGTTCGACAGGCTACCATCCGCCTCTTGACGATAGAAGTATCCAGGAACGAATTGACCAAGTGGAACCGTTGCTGCATCATACGTATGATTGAAGACGACGTCCATGATGACACGAATCCCGCGGTCATGTAACGCTTGTACCAATTGTTTTAATTCAAGGATCCGCGTTCGTGGATCATCCGGATTCGATGAGTACGAACCTTCCGGTGCAAAGTAGTTCACCGGATCATACC encodes the following:
- the pulA gene encoding type I pullulanase — its product is MKQTADMLTLTPQELDERFAYSGNDLGATFSETAIRVRLWAPTAERVVIRLYKTLRARKVEEVEMVAGERGTYVVELDRAAYEGYFYTFQASINGQKVEAVDPYAKAVGTNGKRGALIDPTSVTPERWIEERPLFHSSQDAVVYELHVRDATSHPASGVVARGTFTGLTEAGTRTPNGGLTGLDYLADLGVTHVQLLPIYDFGSVNETAPNDPDNYNWGYDPVNYFAPEGSYSSNPDDPRTRILELKQLVQALHDRGIRVIMDVVFNHTYDAATVPLGQFVPGYFYRQEADGSLSNGSFCGNDTASERLMMRKFILDCVTYWAKEYHLDGFRFDLMGLHDVETMNQVRHALDRIDPSILIIGEGWDLDTPLDPEEKANYFNAPKMPGIAHFNNGLRDGVKGDVQTPEDRGFISGAFDRTSEVKRGIAGNVSSQGFADEPNQVVSYVEAHDDLTIWDKLTVSRPEDTEAIRRKRQMLANAIILTGQGIPFLHAGQEFFRTKDGIRDSFNAGEVVNRLDYERAETERPAVEYVKGLIALRRQYPMFRLANAAMIKKHLRFLEEGEGVIAFELKRTYEGYIERQRVYHNATEEDITIELPNGEFEVLVESGAVKLHAPRLHEEKQLVVQALTTTVIAERKADYKKYAVAGGAALTIIGLLYAANKRRKKTD